In bacterium, a genomic segment contains:
- a CDS encoding TolC family protein produces the protein MKLKLVLPALALCAVAAFAQTAAPDSTLAAYVQESWQNHPDIQSMRAMIAAEENRTRMNSAWMNPELRFGLMNVPQSFDTHMDPNTMWQIGLMQQVPFPGKLSASAQAGTLRTKVAEATVDETRFQMAAMVAMAYYDLAATLAVRKVLEHGKELANEMTEAASVMVSTGMGTQSEVMRSRLEAESWNVKLTNNLADISRKRAALAYALGRDVDSTLANPVLPEGLPPEIALDSALQRASIDNTPALKRLALESGAARADVRRARLDYWPDVTLGLSYGLRGYLRTMSTSEMTGITTNSKIKQDPMISLELAAPLPLFYKGNQRAKVRELSAMQSSREAELAKARLTKEQELRDLYARWKQSVDCCRIEQGKILPQTEDTWRAVLIDYRAGKAPFVSLSEARMKVVMAEMDVIMHKADGWAVYRQWQAALGKGL, from the coding sequence ATGAAACTCAAACTCGTACTTCCGGCCCTCGCCCTCTGCGCCGTTGCCGCCTTTGCCCAAACCGCCGCTCCCGACAGCACTCTGGCCGCTTATGTTCAGGAGAGCTGGCAGAATCACCCCGACATTCAGAGCATGCGGGCCATGATTGCCGCCGAAGAAAACCGCACGCGGATGAACTCGGCCTGGATGAATCCCGAACTGCGCTTCGGCCTGATGAATGTGCCGCAGTCCTTCGACACCCACATGGACCCCAACACCATGTGGCAGATCGGCCTGATGCAGCAGGTGCCGTTTCCCGGCAAACTCAGCGCTTCAGCGCAAGCCGGAACCTTGCGCACCAAGGTCGCCGAGGCCACGGTGGATGAAACCCGCTTCCAAATGGCTGCGATGGTCGCCATGGCCTATTATGATCTGGCCGCCACACTGGCCGTGCGCAAGGTACTCGAACATGGCAAGGAACTGGCGAACGAAATGACGGAGGCCGCCTCCGTGATGGTCTCGACCGGCATGGGCACGCAAAGCGAAGTCATGCGCTCGCGGCTGGAAGCGGAAAGCTGGAACGTCAAACTCACCAACAATCTGGCGGACATCAGCCGCAAGCGCGCCGCGCTGGCCTATGCGCTGGGCCGCGATGTGGACAGCACGCTGGCCAACCCGGTTTTGCCCGAAGGCCTGCCGCCGGAAATCGCGCTGGATTCCGCCCTGCAAAGAGCATCCATCGACAACACGCCTGCGCTGAAACGTCTGGCCCTCGAAAGCGGCGCTGCGCGGGCCGACGTGCGCCGCGCCCGGCTCGACTACTGGCCGGATGTCACCTTGGGCTTGAGCTACGGCCTGCGCGGCTATCTGCGCACTATGAGCACCAGTGAAATGACCGGCATCACAACAAATTCCAAAATCAAGCAGGACCCGATGATCTCGCTGGAACTGGCCGCGCCGCTGCCGCTGTTCTACAAGGGCAATCAGCGCGCAAAAGTCCGGGAACTGTCGGCGATGCAAAGCAGCCGCGAGGCGGAACTTGCCAAGGCCCGCCTCACGAAAGAGCAGGAACTGCGCGACCTCTACGCCCGCTGGAAACAGTCGGTGGATTGCTGCCGCATCGAGCAGGGCAAAATTCTGCCGCAGACCGAAGACACGTGGCGCGCCGTATTGATCGATTACCGCGCGGGCAAAGCGCCGTTTGTAAGCCTGTCCGAAGCCCGCATGAAAGTGGTCATGGCCGAGATGGATGTGATCATGCACAAGGCGGACGGCTGGGCCGTCTACCGCCAGTGGCAGGCCGCGCTGGGTAAAGGACTATAG
- a CDS encoding efflux RND transporter periplasmic adaptor subunit codes for MSELTKRSRWIVPLLLLLVLSVAFNLYSVLGHKGTGSSTSASASKEMYVCPMHPSIVQDHPGDCPICGMKLVPMKNGQNPAQAAPGMAPPPPAAKPAVPDSTTVTQTKTVYTCPMDPQVVEDHPGKCPICGMNLEKTTKTIKVNQAVARKVAYYRSPMDPKITSPVPRKDDMGMDYIAVYEDELNTDGNTISDRAEVSIDPARQQLIGLKTAPAVQSDIRGGWSTVGQVQADPTRVARINVKVSGYVERVFVDFVGKPVHRGEPLFSFYSPEIYGAEQEYLLALKSSAALIARGGAKEDGAALVNAVRQKLTLWDVPDEELKHLEDSREASKTVTFHSPVSGVVTAKDVVEGASLMPGATPYEITDLSSVWVLADAYQSDLDRVKVGMSATLKTQDRDYTGKVAFIDPVLNPDSRTLKVRINVPNPKGDLKPDLFGQVTLQGENHRALTIPADAVIPSGSRSMVFVSTGDGRFQPREVKLGARSGDLVEVRAGLAEGESVVTRANFLIDSESSLRAALSAMQGS; via the coding sequence ATGAGTGAACTCACCAAACGCTCGCGCTGGATTGTCCCGCTACTTCTGCTGCTGGTCCTCAGCGTGGCTTTCAATCTATACAGTGTCTTGGGTCATAAGGGCACGGGTAGCAGCACAAGCGCCTCTGCATCCAAGGAGATGTACGTCTGCCCCATGCATCCCAGCATTGTGCAGGACCACCCCGGCGACTGTCCCATCTGCGGCATGAAGCTCGTGCCCATGAAAAACGGACAAAATCCCGCGCAGGCCGCTCCCGGCATGGCGCCGCCGCCGCCCGCTGCCAAGCCTGCCGTTCCGGATTCTACAACCGTGACGCAGACCAAAACCGTCTACACCTGTCCCATGGACCCGCAAGTGGTGGAGGACCATCCCGGCAAATGCCCCATCTGCGGCATGAATCTGGAAAAAACCACCAAGACCATCAAGGTCAACCAGGCCGTCGCGCGCAAGGTAGCCTACTACCGCTCGCCGATGGATCCCAAAATCACCTCGCCCGTGCCCCGCAAGGATGACATGGGCATGGACTACATAGCCGTCTATGAAGATGAACTGAATACGGACGGCAACACCATTTCGGACCGCGCCGAAGTATCCATTGACCCCGCCCGCCAGCAGCTTATCGGTCTCAAAACCGCTCCGGCGGTACAGAGCGACATCCGCGGCGGCTGGAGCACCGTCGGACAGGTGCAGGCCGATCCCACCCGCGTTGCCCGCATCAATGTCAAAGTCTCCGGCTATGTCGAGCGTGTTTTTGTGGACTTCGTCGGCAAGCCGGTGCATCGCGGCGAGCCTCTTTTCAGCTTCTACAGCCCGGAAATCTACGGTGCGGAGCAGGAATATCTGCTGGCCTTAAAATCCAGCGCGGCCCTCATTGCGCGCGGTGGAGCAAAAGAAGACGGCGCGGCTCTCGTAAACGCCGTGCGTCAAAAGCTGACGCTCTGGGACGTGCCGGATGAAGAATTGAAGCACCTCGAAGACAGCCGCGAAGCCTCCAAAACCGTCACTTTCCATTCTCCTGTCAGTGGTGTCGTCACCGCCAAGGACGTGGTGGAAGGCGCATCGCTGATGCCGGGCGCCACGCCCTATGAAATCACCGACCTGAGTTCCGTCTGGGTGCTGGCCGATGCCTATCAGTCCGATCTTGATCGTGTCAAAGTCGGCATGAGCGCCACACTGAAGACTCAGGATCGTGACTACACCGGCAAAGTGGCCTTCATTGACCCGGTGCTGAACCCGGACAGCCGCACGCTCAAGGTGCGCATCAATGTTCCCAATCCCAAGGGAGACCTGAAGCCGGATCTCTTCGGCCAGGTCACCTTGCAAGGGGAGAACCATCGCGCCCTGACCATCCCTGCCGATGCGGTGATCCCCTCCGGCAGCCGCAGCATGGTGTTTGTCTCCACCGGAGACGGCAGGTTCCAACCGCGTGAAGTCAAGCTCGGCGCGCGCAGCGGCGATTTGGTGGAAGTCCGTGCCGGCCTCGCCGAAGGCGAATCCGTTGTCACCCGCGCCAATTTCCTGATTGATTCCGAATCGTCCCTCCGCGCTGCTCTCTCCGCCATGCAAGGCTCCTGA
- a CDS encoding CusA/CzcA family heavy metal efflux RND transporter, which yields MLKRIIRFSAENRFLVIGATIVAIVIAVWTMKHIRLDALPDLSDTQVIVYSRWDRSPDILEDQVTYPIISALLGAPKVKAIRGFSDFGYSYVYVIFEDGTDIYWARTRVLEYLSKITSQLPQGVKTELGPDATSLGWVFQYALIDTSGKHSNDELRSYQDWFLRYAIQSVPGVAEVAAVGGQVRQYQINVNPNSLAAYGLSLQTVIDAVRTGNNDVGGRLVEVSGREYMVRGRGYVKSTQDLEQLVLKSANGTPVTIKDIATVSLGPELRRGIADYNGKGDVVGGIVVMRQGENALNVIGRIKAKLEELKPSLPEGTTIVSTYDRSDLIDRAIHTVSSKVIEEMIIVALIILLFLWHIPSATVPIITIPVSVALAFIPMYLMGLTANLMSLAGIAISIGILVDGAIVEVENAYNKIYHWQAEGKKGDFHKVRLEALMEVGPSVFFSLLVIAVAFMPIFTLVDQEGRLFKPLAYSKNLAMAIAAALAVTLDPAMRMMFARIEPYTFKPKFLASMASRLVVGKYYAEEKHPISRLLHRIYEPPCRFVLRHAKATILVSVLIVAATIPVYFKLGSEFMPPLREGTLLYMPSAVEPGMSVAEAQKALQVQDKLLMTFPEVERVFGKAGRAETSTDPAPFTMMETTILLRPESQWRERPRWYSSWAPEWLKSVFRTVWNDRISEQDLIAQMDAALQLPGISNAWTMPIKGRLDMLSTGIRTPVGIKIAGADLTTVQKIALDVESAMRTIPDTRSVFAERVAGGYFLDFDLKRDQLARYGLSVDDANMMIMTAVGGDNQTTTYEGRARYGVNVRYAREYREDLDALKRVLLPLPPRGSMAGTNSGMGGGTAPTASISRGQIPMEEIADVKLVEGPSMIRDENGLLSGYVYVDFDPSKVDVGRYVDHAKQAVAAMVKLPTGYSLSWSGQYENMLRVKERLRFIVPLTLVLIFALLYMNTKSTFKSLLVMLAVPFSAVGAIWLLYFLGYNISIAVWVGMIALLGLDAETGVFMLLFLDLSLDEAKARGHLRNAADLVEAIIHGAVKRVRPKAMTVTAAFMGLLPIMWSVGTGSDLMKRIAAPMVGGLFTSFLLELLVYPAIYYLWKRRSLEPQPVAVPADGTVIPVQP from the coding sequence ATGCTGAAACGAATCATACGCTTCTCGGCGGAAAACCGCTTCCTCGTGATCGGTGCAACCATTGTCGCGATTGTCATCGCGGTGTGGACAATGAAGCATATCCGCCTCGATGCCCTGCCCGATCTCTCCGATACGCAGGTCATCGTCTATTCCCGCTGGGATCGCAGCCCGGATATTCTTGAAGATCAGGTCACCTACCCGATCATCAGCGCCTTGCTGGGAGCGCCCAAAGTCAAGGCCATTCGCGGCTTCTCCGATTTCGGCTACAGCTATGTCTATGTGATCTTCGAGGACGGCACGGACATTTACTGGGCGCGCACCCGCGTGCTTGAATACCTGTCCAAGATCACCTCGCAACTTCCGCAAGGCGTCAAGACCGAACTCGGCCCCGATGCCACCAGTCTCGGCTGGGTCTTCCAGTATGCATTGATCGACACCTCCGGCAAACACAGCAACGATGAATTGCGCAGCTATCAGGACTGGTTTCTGCGCTATGCCATTCAGAGCGTTCCCGGTGTAGCCGAAGTCGCCGCCGTGGGCGGTCAGGTGCGGCAGTATCAGATCAATGTCAATCCCAACTCCCTCGCGGCCTACGGCCTGTCGCTGCAAACGGTAATTGATGCGGTGCGCACCGGCAACAATGACGTCGGCGGCCGCCTCGTGGAAGTCTCCGGGCGCGAGTACATGGTGCGGGGCCGGGGTTATGTCAAGTCCACGCAGGACCTCGAACAGCTCGTGCTGAAGAGCGCCAATGGCACCCCCGTCACCATCAAGGACATTGCCACGGTGTCTCTCGGTCCGGAATTGCGGCGCGGCATCGCCGATTACAACGGCAAGGGTGACGTGGTGGGCGGTATCGTCGTTATGCGGCAGGGCGAGAACGCGCTCAACGTGATTGGCCGTATCAAGGCCAAGCTCGAAGAACTCAAACCGTCGCTGCCCGAAGGCACCACCATTGTCTCCACCTATGACCGCTCCGATCTGATTGACCGCGCCATCCATACGGTCTCCAGCAAGGTCATCGAAGAAATGATCATCGTGGCCCTGATCATTCTGCTCTTCCTCTGGCATATTCCTTCGGCCACCGTTCCGATCATCACCATTCCCGTCAGCGTGGCTCTCGCCTTCATTCCCATGTACCTGATGGGACTGACCGCCAACCTTATGTCTCTGGCCGGCATCGCCATTTCCATCGGTATCTTGGTGGACGGCGCGATTGTCGAAGTCGAGAACGCCTACAACAAGATCTACCACTGGCAGGCGGAAGGAAAGAAGGGGGATTTCCACAAGGTGCGGCTCGAAGCCCTGATGGAAGTCGGGCCGTCGGTCTTCTTCTCCCTGCTCGTCATTGCCGTAGCCTTCATGCCGATCTTCACGCTGGTGGATCAGGAAGGCCGCCTCTTCAAGCCCCTCGCCTATTCGAAAAACCTGGCGATGGCCATTGCCGCGGCGCTGGCGGTGACGCTGGACCCGGCCATGCGCATGATGTTCGCCCGCATCGAGCCCTACACGTTCAAACCGAAATTCCTCGCGTCCATGGCCTCACGGCTGGTGGTGGGAAAATATTACGCCGAAGAAAAGCATCCCATCAGCCGTTTGCTGCACCGCATCTATGAGCCGCCCTGTCGCTTTGTGCTGCGCCACGCCAAGGCCACCATTCTGGTCAGTGTACTGATAGTCGCGGCCACCATTCCGGTCTATTTCAAGCTGGGCAGTGAATTCATGCCGCCGCTGCGCGAAGGCACTCTGCTCTACATGCCGTCGGCTGTCGAGCCAGGCATGTCTGTCGCCGAAGCGCAAAAAGCCCTGCAGGTGCAGGACAAGTTGCTGATGACCTTTCCCGAAGTGGAACGCGTCTTCGGCAAGGCGGGCCGCGCCGAAACCTCCACCGATCCTGCGCCCTTTACCATGATGGAAACCACGATCCTGCTGAGGCCCGAATCCCAGTGGCGGGAAAGGCCGCGCTGGTATTCCTCGTGGGCACCCGAGTGGCTGAAGAGTGTCTTCCGCACGGTCTGGAATGACCGCATCAGTGAACAGGACCTGATTGCCCAAATGGATGCCGCCTTGCAGCTTCCCGGCATCAGCAATGCCTGGACCATGCCCATCAAGGGCCGGCTCGACATGCTTTCCACCGGCATTCGAACCCCGGTGGGCATCAAGATTGCCGGAGCCGACTTGACTACCGTGCAGAAAATCGCCCTCGATGTCGAGTCTGCCATGCGCACCATCCCCGACACGCGCAGTGTCTTTGCCGAGCGCGTGGCCGGAGGCTATTTCCTCGATTTCGATCTTAAACGCGACCAGCTCGCCCGCTATGGCCTGTCGGTGGATGACGCCAACATGATGATCATGACCGCCGTTGGCGGCGACAACCAGACCACTACCTATGAAGGCCGCGCGCGCTACGGCGTGAATGTCCGCTATGCCCGCGAGTACCGCGAAGACCTCGATGCCCTGAAACGCGTGCTGCTGCCTCTGCCGCCGCGCGGCTCCATGGCAGGCACAAACAGCGGCATGGGCGGCGGCACCGCGCCAACCGCCTCCATCAGCCGCGGCCAGATTCCCATGGAAGAGATCGCCGATGTGAAACTGGTGGAAGGCCCCTCCATGATCCGCGATGAGAACGGCCTGCTCTCCGGTTATGTCTATGTAGACTTCGATCCTTCCAAGGTCGATGTGGGTCGCTATGTGGATCACGCCAAGCAGGCGGTCGCCGCTATGGTCAAACTGCCCACGGGCTATTCCCTGAGTTGGAGCGGCCAGTATGAGAACATGCTGCGCGTCAAAGAACGGCTGCGCTTCATCGTGCCGCTCACGCTGGTGCTGATCTTCGCCCTGCTCTATATGAATACGAAATCCACCTTCAAATCGCTGCTGGTCATGCTCGCAGTGCCGTTCTCAGCCGTCGGTGCCATCTGGCTGCTGTATTTTTTGGGTTACAATATCTCCATCGCCGTCTGGGTCGGCATGATCGCCCTCCTCGGTCTCGATGCCGAAACCGGCGTCTTCATGCTGCTGTTCCTCGATCTCTCCCTCGATGAAGCCAAAGCCAGAGGTCATCTCCGCAACGCGGCGGATCTGGTGGAAGCCATCATCCACGGCGCGGTCAAGCGTGTCCGGCCCAAAGCCATGACCGTCACCGCCGCCTTCATGGGTCTGCTGCCCATCATGTGGTCGGTCGGCACCGGCAGCGATCTGATGAAACGCATTGCCGCGCCCATGGTCGGCGGACTCTTCACATCCTTCCTCTTGGAACTGCTCGTCTATCCGGCGATCTATTATCTCTGGAAACGCCGCAGCCTCGAACCTCAACCGGTTGCTGTCCCTGCCGATGGCACCGTGATCCCGGTCCAACCATGA